A single window of Aspergillus flavus chromosome 4, complete sequence DNA harbors:
- a CDS encoding uncharacterized protein (expressed protein): protein MIEDLLILSNTCIVFQQLAGWPNGKALDYESRDCRFDPCVGHPFFVWSFSCLHIAAAIFPR, encoded by the coding sequence ATGATTGAAGACTTGCTGATATTGTCAAATACCTGCATTGTATTTCAACAGTTGGCCggctggcccaatggcaaggcgcttgactacgaatcaagagattgcaggttcgacCCCTGCGTCGGTcatcctttttttgtttggtCGTTTTCATGTTTACACATAGCAGCTGCTATCTTCCCACGATAG
- a CDS encoding pyrroline-5-carboxylate reductase (unnamed protein product) — MPSLQESKLAFIGGGNMASAIIGGLVNKGVQKQNIWVSEPWDVNREKMAALGVQTTTANVEAAKDADLVIIAVKPQVTKGVCEELGAAWSQRTTLPVVVSIAAGITLDSLVQWLRTSDGRNAHVVRVMPNTPALVGEGASGLYASKDVTSEEKELVNAVLGSVSKATEWVDKEELLDVVTGLSGSGPAYFFAMVEHLVASATALGLSEEQATRLAAQTCLGAGKMLVESSDSPSQLRKNVTSPNGTTYAALQTFESLGFKETVDKAVNSATSRAAELGNTLGKQ; from the exons ATGCCTTCCCTTCAAGAGAGCAAGCTCGCCTTCATCGGCGGTGGCAACATGGCTTCTGCCATCATCGGAGGTCTCGTCAACAAGGGCGTCCAGAAACAGAACATCTGGGTTTCCGAGCCTTGGGATGTCAACcgggagaagatggcggcTCTTGGGGTGCAGACCACTACTGCCAATGTTGAGGCCGCAAAGGATGCGGACCTGGTTATTATTGCAGTCAAGCCACAGGTTACCAAGGGCGTGTGCGAGGAATTGGGAGCTGCCTGGTCACAGCGTACAACCTTGCCCGTTGTGGTCAGTATTGCCGCGGGAATCACCCTCGATAGTCTGGTCCAATGGCTCCGTACGAGCGACGGACGCAACGCCCACGTTGTTCGTGTGATGCCAAACACACCAGCGCTTGTTGGTGAGGGAGCTTCGGGTCTGTATGCCAGCAAGGATGTGACGtcggaagagaaggagctcGTCAATGCTGTTCTTGGAAGTGTCAGCAAGGCCACCGAGTGGGTGGATAAGGAAGAATTGCTCGACGTCGTCACTGGGCTTTCTG GATCGGGCCCCGCCTACTTTTTCGCCATGGTGGAACATTTGGTTGCCAGTGCGACTGCCCTGGGCCTTTCTGAAGAACAGGCTACTAGATTGGCTGCACAAACATGTCTCGGCGCCGGCAAGATGCTTGTCGAGTCGTCCGACAGTCCGAGCCAGCTGCGCAAGAATGTTACCAGCCCGAATGGAACCACATATGCCGCCCTTCAAACATTCGAGTCACTAGGCTTCAAGGAGACTGTTGACAAGGCTGTGAATTCCGCTACCTCCCGAGCAGCTGAGTTGGGAAACACTCTTGGCAAGCAATAA